One region of Turicibacter bilis genomic DNA includes:
- a CDS encoding 6-phospho-beta-glucosidase, with the protein MMSNKFPEGFLWGGAVAAHQLEGGWNEGGKGISIADVMTAGSHGVKRKITDGIQDGNYYPNHTGIDFYSNYKEDVALFAQMGFKCFRTSIAWTRIFPKGDELEPNEEGLKFYDNLFDELLKYKIEPVITLSHFEMPYHLVKEYGGFRNRQCIDFFVRFAETVMKRYKDKVKYWMTFNEINNQADFEEDLFPFCNSGIIFNEDDNREEVVYQAVHHELVASAKVVKIGHEINPDFKIGCMMAMVPIYPYSCDPEDMMLCEEEMRKRWYYADVHCRGAYGNYAKKMWERNGLNIVIEPGDEQILKEGKVDYIGLSYYMSAAVKANLETKANEAFKNFVKNPFIKASDWGWQIDPVGLRYTLNILYDRYQLPLFIVENGFGAIDQISEDGMIYDDYRITYLRNHIEEMEKAINLDGVNVIGYTVWGCIDLISFGTGEMKKRYGMIYVDRDNEGNGTLARSKKLSFDWYKKVIESNGQQLG; encoded by the coding sequence ATGATGTCAAATAAATTTCCGGAAGGATTTCTATGGGGAGGAGCAGTAGCTGCTCACCAACTTGAAGGAGGTTGGAATGAGGGAGGAAAGGGAATAAGTATTGCAGATGTAATGACAGCAGGTTCTCATGGTGTCAAACGAAAGATTACTGATGGAATACAGGATGGAAACTATTACCCTAATCATACAGGAATTGATTTTTATTCAAACTATAAAGAAGACGTGGCATTATTTGCACAGATGGGGTTTAAATGTTTTAGAACCTCAATTGCATGGACACGTATTTTTCCAAAAGGAGATGAATTAGAACCAAATGAAGAAGGGTTAAAATTCTATGATAACTTATTTGATGAATTATTAAAATATAAGATTGAACCCGTCATTACATTATCTCATTTTGAAATGCCATATCACTTAGTTAAAGAGTACGGGGGATTTAGAAATCGTCAATGTATTGACTTCTTTGTAAGATTTGCTGAAACGGTTATGAAACGATACAAAGATAAGGTCAAATATTGGATGACATTTAATGAAATTAATAATCAAGCTGATTTTGAGGAAGATTTATTTCCGTTTTGTAATTCAGGAATTATATTTAATGAAGATGACAATCGGGAAGAAGTTGTTTACCAAGCTGTTCATCATGAATTAGTTGCAAGTGCGAAAGTCGTGAAAATAGGTCATGAAATAAATCCAGATTTTAAAATCGGATGTATGATGGCCATGGTTCCGATCTATCCGTACTCGTGTGACCCAGAAGATATGATGCTTTGTGAAGAAGAGATGAGAAAACGTTGGTATTATGCCGATGTTCATTGTCGTGGTGCATATGGAAACTATGCGAAAAAGATGTGGGAACGAAACGGACTAAATATTGTAATCGAACCTGGCGATGAACAGATCCTTAAAGAAGGTAAAGTGGATTATATTGGGTTAAGCTATTACATGTCGGCGGCCGTTAAAGCCAATTTAGAAACAAAAGCTAATGAAGCTTTTAAAAACTTTGTTAAAAATCCATTCATTAAAGCGTCAGATTGGGGATGGCAGATTGATCCTGTTGGATTACGCTACACGTTAAATATCTTATATGATCGTTATCAATTACCACTATTTATCGTAGAAAATGGATTTGGCGCTATTGATCAAATATCGGAAGATGGAATGATTTATGATGATTATCGAATTACCTATTTAAGAAATCATATTGAGGAAATGGAAAAAGCTATTAACTTAGATGGCGTGAATGTTATAGGATACACCGTTTGGGGATGTATTGATCTCATTTCATTTGGAACAGGTGAAATGAAGAAGCGTTACGGGATGATTTATGTCGATCGTGATAATGAAGGAAATGGAACGTTAGCTAGAAGCAAAAAACTCTCATTTGATTGGTACAAAAAAGTGATTGAAAGTAATGGGCAACAATTAGGATAG
- a CDS encoding DNA topoisomerase III, whose translation MSKRLVLAEKPSVGRDIARVLNCTKQGNGYLEGKDYIVTWALGHLVTLADPEAYDVKYKSWNLEDLPMLPKQFKLVVIPKTSKQFKAVKEQMLRKDVSEIIIATDAGREGELVARWIIEKVGVKKPIKRLWISSVTDKAIQQGFKTLKDGRNYDNLYSSAIARSEADWIVGMNATRALTTKHNAQLSCGRVQTPTLAMIAKREEEIKQFKPKTYYGLTAISQGIKWTWQDGKSKDIKTFNEERIGQLFKSLQGQSAQIVKVAKTEKKVYAPGLYDLTELQRDANRMFGFSAKETLSIMQKLYEHHKVLTYPRTDSRYISTDIVETLPERLKAVAIGPYRAVANQLLKGKLVTNKSFVDDKKVSDHHAIIPTEQTALLTDLSDKERKIFDLVVKRFLAVLSKPFVYEQTTLTAKIGSETFVAKGKRVLSLGFKEIYSHQDEEADDHQNLPLVEAGTILPILKIIQTSGRTQPPAYFNEATLLSAMENPARFMNGVSSDVVKTLNETGGLGTVATRADIIEKLFNSFMIEKKGQEIHLTSKGRQLLDLAPTDLKSPELTGEWEQKLSDIASGKLKRQSFVNQMREYATTVVQEIKGSDAKYKHDNLTTTKCPECGKPMLAVNGKRGKMLVCQDRECGTRKTISQITNSRCPNCHKKLELRGEGENRMFACVCGHREKLSTYNKRKQEQKKQGSKRDVQKYLREQEKNAEPMNSALADALANLKL comes from the coding sequence ATGAGCAAACGATTAGTGTTAGCTGAAAAACCATCCGTTGGACGCGATATTGCGCGCGTTTTAAATTGTACCAAGCAAGGAAATGGTTATTTAGAAGGAAAAGATTACATTGTAACTTGGGCACTTGGTCATTTAGTAACATTAGCCGATCCAGAAGCTTACGATGTGAAATATAAATCATGGAATCTAGAAGATTTACCGATGTTACCTAAACAGTTTAAATTAGTGGTGATTCCGAAAACATCGAAACAATTTAAAGCAGTTAAGGAACAAATGCTTCGAAAAGATGTCTCTGAAATTATCATTGCTACTGATGCAGGACGTGAAGGGGAGTTAGTAGCTCGTTGGATTATTGAGAAAGTTGGCGTTAAAAAGCCGATCAAGCGTTTATGGATTTCTTCAGTGACGGATAAAGCGATTCAACAAGGATTTAAAACGTTAAAGGATGGTCGCAACTATGATAATCTATATTCTTCAGCAATTGCTCGTTCAGAGGCGGATTGGATTGTGGGGATGAATGCGACACGTGCCTTAACGACGAAACATAATGCGCAACTATCTTGTGGACGTGTTCAAACTCCAACATTGGCGATGATTGCTAAACGTGAGGAGGAGATTAAGCAGTTTAAGCCAAAGACTTATTATGGGTTAACGGCGATCAGTCAAGGAATCAAGTGGACGTGGCAAGATGGGAAGTCGAAAGATATTAAGACGTTTAATGAGGAGCGTATTGGGCAGTTATTCAAGTCGTTACAAGGCCAGTCGGCTCAAATTGTGAAGGTAGCGAAGACAGAGAAAAAAGTGTATGCGCCAGGACTTTATGATTTAACGGAGTTACAACGTGATGCCAATCGTATGTTTGGTTTCTCGGCGAAAGAGACGTTATCGATCATGCAAAAATTATATGAACATCATAAGGTCTTAACGTATCCTCGTACGGATTCTCGCTACATTTCAACAGATATCGTCGAGACGTTACCTGAACGTTTAAAAGCAGTCGCGATTGGGCCTTATCGTGCAGTGGCAAATCAGTTATTAAAAGGTAAACTTGTGACAAATAAATCGTTCGTTGATGATAAAAAGGTAAGTGATCACCATGCGATTATTCCAACCGAACAAACAGCTTTATTAACGGATTTAAGTGATAAAGAACGTAAGATTTTTGATTTAGTCGTGAAACGCTTCTTAGCGGTACTCTCGAAACCGTTCGTCTATGAACAAACAACGTTAACAGCGAAAATTGGAAGTGAGACATTTGTAGCGAAAGGAAAACGCGTCCTTTCATTAGGGTTTAAAGAAATTTATAGCCATCAAGATGAAGAGGCTGATGATCATCAAAACTTACCGCTGGTAGAAGCGGGTACTATTTTACCAATTTTAAAAATCATTCAAACATCAGGTCGTACGCAACCACCTGCTTACTTTAATGAGGCGACCTTATTATCAGCAATGGAAAATCCAGCTCGTTTTATGAATGGGGTATCCAGTGATGTGGTAAAAACATTAAATGAAACGGGTGGACTTGGAACGGTTGCAACCCGTGCAGATATTATTGAAAAGTTATTTAATAGTTTCATGATTGAAAAGAAAGGTCAAGAGATTCACTTGACTTCAAAAGGACGCCAGTTGCTTGATTTAGCCCCAACCGATTTAAAATCACCTGAACTAACAGGAGAGTGGGAACAAAAATTAAGTGACATTGCTAGTGGAAAATTGAAACGTCAAAGTTTTGTTAATCAAATGCGTGAGTATGCGACAACCGTTGTTCAAGAAATTAAAGGCAGTGATGCAAAATATAAGCATGATAATCTGACGACAACGAAATGTCCAGAGTGCGGAAAGCCAATGTTAGCGGTTAATGGAAAACGTGGAAAAATGCTTGTGTGCCAAGATCGTGAATGTGGAACACGTAAAACCATTTCTCAAATCACAAATTCACGTTGTCCAAACTGCCATAAGAAGTTAGAGCTTCGTGGTGAAGGCGAAAACCGAATGTTTGCCTGTGTTTGTGGTCACCGTGAAAAATTAAGTACTTATAATAAACGAAAACAAGAACAGAAAAAACAAGGAAGCAAGCGCGACGTTCAAAAATATCTTCGAGAACAAGAAAAAAATGCAGAACCTATGAATTCAGCTTTAGCTGATGCATTAGCTAACTTAAAACTATAA
- a CDS encoding MurR/RpiR family transcriptional regulator gives MFKYEQVKDLNDLELEVYNYIMRHQEKVLEMKIRELAEGSHVSTTTVLRFCKKMGCNGYSEFKVKYKMYLNEVPNQAKKEDIRVLVNFFYRADSEEFNKQLDEVASLIYYASKVIFLGIGSSGIVAKYGARYLTNSGKVAQYIDDPYYPVPAGFYDGAVIVVLSVSGETGQVMEQLRRFIRFNCAIVCLTNSETSTIAKMSDVCLTYYMPIDRVQYGDLTTQVPVIFILEKIGKKVQHLLQDIEIV, from the coding sequence GTGTTTAAATATGAGCAGGTTAAAGATTTAAATGACTTGGAATTAGAAGTTTATAATTATATTATGAGACATCAAGAGAAAGTTCTTGAGATGAAAATAAGAGAGTTAGCTGAAGGTTCACATGTTTCAACTACAACAGTTCTTCGATTTTGTAAAAAAATGGGGTGTAATGGGTATTCTGAATTTAAAGTAAAGTATAAGATGTACCTAAATGAGGTTCCTAATCAGGCTAAAAAAGAGGATATTAGAGTATTGGTAAATTTTTTTTATAGAGCAGATTCAGAAGAGTTTAATAAACAGCTGGATGAAGTAGCAAGTTTAATTTATTATGCTTCAAAGGTCATTTTCCTTGGAATTGGAAGTTCAGGAATTGTAGCAAAGTATGGAGCGAGATATTTAACAAATAGTGGAAAGGTTGCCCAGTATATTGATGATCCCTATTATCCAGTTCCAGCTGGATTTTATGATGGAGCTGTAATTGTTGTTTTATCGGTTTCAGGTGAGACGGGACAAGTGATGGAACAATTGCGACGTTTTATTAGATTTAATTGTGCGATTGTTTGTTTAACAAATAGTGAAACAAGTACTATTGCTAAAATGTCAGATGTTTGTTTAACTTACTATATGCCGATAGATAGAGTACAGTATGGAGACCTCACCACACAAGTGCCTGTCATTTTTATTTTAGAGAAAATTGGAAAAAAAGTTCAACACTTACTACAAGATATTGAGATCGTTTAG
- a CDS encoding PTS lactose/cellobiose transporter subunit IIA: protein MNGNELISFQIISAVGTARSMYVEAIQEAKKGNIQAAKQLIEDGVKVFVDGHHAHASLIQKEAAGEKSEFSLLLMHAEDQLMTTETLKIVAEEFIELYSDKYHQ, encoded by the coding sequence GTGAATGGAAATGAATTAATTAGTTTTCAAATTATTTCAGCTGTAGGTACAGCGCGAAGTATGTATGTCGAGGCAATTCAAGAGGCAAAAAAAGGTAACATTCAAGCAGCAAAACAGTTAATTGAAGATGGAGTTAAAGTGTTTGTTGATGGTCATCATGCACATGCTTCATTGATTCAAAAAGAAGCAGCAGGTGAAAAATCAGAATTTAGCTTATTACTTATGCATGCCGAAGATCAATTAATGACAACTGAGACATTAAAAATTGTAGCGGAAGAGTTTATTGAACTCTATAGCGATAAATATCATCAATAA
- a CDS encoding C39 family peptidase — MKKFLIWGSLILLVLTTLVLYYLSPFPTSDPVQVNYPDSFIITTENHFETQVINECSAFSSAYVMRHFGETKKGLELYEEFDYKLPFSGYVLPKGILDYFKDSSYDVTMYHGTFETLKTRLTEGTPIIVLVGDGLKWQHYMTVVGYDDSLHEVYFFDSLREGDENQEAPGNRTLSTDYFLSMWDNGVPIFHHVYFTTQKR, encoded by the coding sequence ATGAAGAAATTTTTAATTTGGGGAAGTCTGATTTTACTCGTTCTGACGACATTAGTTCTTTATTACCTATCGCCATTTCCAACAAGTGATCCAGTACAAGTGAACTATCCCGATTCATTTATCATTACGACGGAGAATCATTTTGAAACACAAGTCATCAATGAATGTTCTGCGTTCTCAAGTGCTTATGTCATGCGACACTTTGGGGAAACTAAAAAAGGCCTTGAACTCTATGAGGAATTTGATTATAAACTTCCGTTTTCCGGATATGTCTTGCCAAAAGGAATTTTAGATTATTTCAAAGACAGTTCTTATGATGTCACTATGTATCATGGAACATTTGAAACGTTAAAAACACGACTCACAGAAGGCACGCCAATTATTGTTTTAGTCGGAGATGGGCTAAAATGGCAACATTATATGACAGTTGTTGGCTATGATGATTCACTCCATGAAGTCTATTTCTTTGACTCTTTACGTGAAGGGGATGAAAATCAAGAAGCACCAGGAAATCGCACCCTATCAACGGACTATTTTTTAAGTATGTGGGATAATGGGGTTCCAATCTTTCATCATGTCTACTTTACCACTCAAAAAAGGTAA
- a CDS encoding alpha/beta fold hydrolase, which produces MNVRQALLKGILGLVGGALLYREYYRKKALKDYEILANDSLDEEKVIEINGIQQWLSIRGQHANHPIILFVHGGPGSPMTPMIYKYQKYLEDEYTIVNWEQRSTGRTYFLNKAKETEIQNQLCIEQERKKIKLFTR; this is translated from the coding sequence ATGAATGTGAGACAAGCTTTGTTGAAAGGCATTCTTGGATTAGTGGGAGGTGCCTTACTTTATCGAGAATATTATCGAAAAAAAGCATTAAAGGATTATGAAATATTAGCTAATGATAGCCTTGATGAAGAAAAAGTGATTGAAATTAATGGCATCCAGCAGTGGTTATCCATTCGAGGTCAACATGCCAATCATCCAATCATTTTATTTGTTCATGGTGGACCTGGAAGCCCAATGACACCGATGATTTATAAATATCAAAAATATTTAGAAGATGAGTATACGATCGTTAACTGGGAACAACGGAGTACAGGAAGAACCTACTTTTTAAATAAAGCAAAAGAAACAGAGATTCAAAATCAATTATGCATAGAACAAGAAAGGAAAAAAATAAAGCTATTTACAAGGTAG
- a CDS encoding PTS sugar transporter subunit IIB — protein MLKIKLFCAGGMSTSMLVKKMEEAAAVKGMEVQIAAYPEAEMEKETNDCDIALLGPQVGYRLKAAEQICKPKNIPVAVIPMVDYGMMNGKNVLDFALKLK, from the coding sequence ATGTTAAAAATCAAATTATTTTGTGCAGGTGGAATGTCAACAAGTATGTTAGTTAAAAAAATGGAAGAAGCAGCAGCTGTAAAGGGAATGGAGGTACAAATTGCAGCTTATCCTGAAGCTGAAATGGAAAAGGAAACAAATGACTGTGATATCGCCTTACTTGGTCCACAAGTTGGTTATCGATTAAAAGCAGCAGAGCAAATTTGTAAGCCTAAAAATATTCCGGTAGCTGTAATTCCGATGGTAGATTACGGGATGATGAATGGAAAGAATGTATTAGATTTTGCATTAAAATTAAAATAG
- a CDS encoding HAD-IIB family hydrolase, which yields MKLFASDYDGTYWKHTKKGQLDLRKNIKVTKRWQEAGHLFVFATGRPISMMKLEQKIHGIVYDYIVGLNGGIIMSRQGKILFQQSMDEAVARKIITRIQEEDVLQYAVTDGICGHYRTTFGLTHKTFYLFAMFKLFLRKYSLTLEQALNRPVVQISVKTKSHKQAVAFAKQINEEFGDQVVAFSNLRHVDISAKGLSKATGVEYVAKLHEIKDKHVYCMGDSFNDVPMFEQYHGFTLPEARQEIKEQAEAVFETVGEALRYILNHH from the coding sequence ATGAAACTATTTGCATCAGATTATGATGGAACGTATTGGAAGCATACGAAGAAAGGGCAATTGGACTTACGAAAAAATATTAAAGTGACAAAAAGGTGGCAAGAAGCGGGACATTTATTTGTTTTTGCCACTGGTCGCCCAATTTCAATGATGAAACTTGAGCAAAAAATACATGGAATTGTGTATGATTACATTGTTGGGTTGAATGGTGGAATTATTATGTCTAGGCAGGGCAAGATTTTATTTCAGCAATCGATGGATGAAGCAGTGGCACGAAAGATTATCACGCGGATACAAGAAGAGGATGTTTTGCAATATGCGGTAACGGATGGAATTTGTGGACATTATCGAACAACATTTGGTTTAACACATAAGACATTTTATTTGTTTGCTATGTTTAAGCTTTTTTTAAGAAAGTATAGTTTGACGTTAGAACAGGCCTTAAATCGTCCTGTTGTACAAATTTCAGTTAAAACAAAAAGTCATAAGCAGGCCGTGGCATTTGCGAAGCAAATTAATGAAGAGTTTGGGGATCAAGTGGTTGCTTTTTCAAATTTAAGACATGTTGATATTTCAGCTAAAGGCTTATCAAAGGCAACAGGTGTTGAATATGTAGCGAAGCTTCATGAGATTAAAGATAAACATGTGTATTGTATGGGAGATAGTTTTAATGATGTTCCCATGTTTGAACAGTATCATGGTTTTACTTTACCTGAGGCTCGTCAGGAAATTAAAGAACAAGCAGAAGCAGTTTTTGAAACAGTAGGGGAAGCTCTGCGTTATATTTTAAATCATCATTAA
- a CDS encoding cation diffusion facilitator family transporter — protein MTHSTREQIGNRTILITVVMNIFLSLIKLLAGFIGHSTSMISDGVHSLSDVISSIGVFIGLRISQKPADIDHPYGHEKFEAVLSKILAFILFLTGLSIGYSAIQTIVSSSYIIPKMMTIWAALLSIGVKEWMYHYTIRQAKKIESTALAADAWHHRSDSLSSIGALIGIIGARLGFPILDPLAALVITLIILKVAIEIFVEAMNQVIDKAASPELVNEIIQQIQSVNGVLAIDSLKTRVHSNRIYVDLEISVEPTLSLIEAHTIAEAVHYQLEQNIHKIKHCTVHVNPLKLPSDPPCKYHHPHE, from the coding sequence ATGACTCATTCTACTCGTGAGCAAATTGGTAATCGTACGATTTTAATAACGGTCGTCATGAATATCTTTTTATCCTTGATTAAATTACTAGCTGGATTCATTGGGCATAGTACGTCAATGATTTCAGACGGAGTTCACTCATTATCTGATGTCATTAGTTCCATTGGCGTTTTTATTGGACTTCGAATTTCTCAAAAACCAGCGGATATTGATCATCCTTATGGGCATGAAAAGTTTGAAGCAGTCCTCAGTAAAATTTTAGCGTTCATCTTGTTTTTAACAGGATTATCAATTGGATACTCTGCCATTCAAACGATTGTATCCAGCTCTTATATCATTCCTAAAATGATGACCATTTGGGCTGCCCTGTTATCAATCGGAGTTAAAGAATGGATGTATCATTACACCATTCGCCAAGCGAAAAAAATTGAATCAACCGCCTTAGCTGCTGATGCTTGGCATCATCGAAGTGACTCATTATCTTCGATTGGAGCCTTAATTGGGATTATAGGTGCACGTCTTGGATTCCCCATTTTAGATCCTTTAGCTGCGTTAGTCATTACTCTCATCATTTTAAAAGTCGCGATTGAGATTTTCGTTGAAGCAATGAATCAAGTCATTGATAAGGCAGCAAGCCCTGAACTCGTTAATGAAATCATTCAACAAATTCAATCGGTTAATGGCGTTTTAGCGATTGATTCTTTAAAAACACGCGTTCATTCTAATCGAATTTACGTCGATTTAGAAATCTCAGTTGAACCGACCTTAAGCTTAATTGAAGCTCATACGATTGCAGAAGCGGTTCATTATCAACTCGAACAAAACATTCATAAAATTAAACATTGTACTGTTCACGTTAATCCTCTGAAACTTCCAAGCGATCCTCCTTGTAAATATCATCATCCTCATGAATAA